A genomic segment from Peribacillus sp. ACCC06369 encodes:
- a CDS encoding nucleotidyltransferase domain-containing protein, protein MGNALKDLSADPDVLAIYLAGSLAKGNYDNYSDIDLHTIVIPERKAGFLKEKRNRANNWGYVSFHEDYNPSSPYVVSHYESFVKVDSWYHSPEEMVPSIWLKEVEVLYDPLNILSHVIKESAKQVYKPSPDEVDHWRGKLLAFVHETYRAIMREEIFHALSNLDRIRWLIVSGWYMEMEEHVDGPYGVWTKIEGERSKLDEKQLSLLEGWDCGRNTNEIMKTLRDMIPEFLRLNKYLCTQVGVEANEDHIKRIMDMAI, encoded by the coding sequence TTGGGAAATGCATTAAAAGATTTATCGGCAGATCCAGATGTTTTGGCTATTTACCTAGCCGGTTCATTAGCAAAAGGAAACTATGATAATTACTCTGATATCGATTTGCATACCATTGTTATACCAGAACGGAAAGCAGGTTTTTTAAAGGAAAAAAGGAATAGAGCCAATAACTGGGGATATGTTTCATTTCACGAAGACTACAATCCTTCATCACCGTACGTTGTCTCTCATTATGAGTCCTTTGTGAAAGTGGATAGCTGGTATCACTCACCTGAGGAAATGGTACCTTCTATTTGGTTAAAAGAGGTTGAAGTCCTTTATGATCCCCTAAATATTTTGAGCCATGTTATTAAGGAATCAGCTAAGCAAGTGTATAAACCCTCACCGGATGAAGTTGACCATTGGAGAGGAAAGCTGCTTGCATTTGTCCACGAAACCTACCGAGCTATTATGAGGGAAGAAATATTTCATGCACTATCCAATCTTGATAGGATACGATGGTTGATTGTGTCTGGTTGGTATATGGAAATGGAAGAACACGTAGATGGACCCTATGGAGTATGGACGAAAATCGAAGGTGAAAGAAGTAAATTAGATGAAAAGCAATTATCCCTTTTGGAAGGTTGGGATTGTGGCCGTAATACAAATGAAATCATGAAAACGTTAAGAGATATGATCCCAGAATTCCTTAGACTTAATAAATACCTTTGCACACAAGTGGGTGTCGAAGCAAATGAAGACCATATCAAACGAATAATGGATATGGCTATCTGA
- a CDS encoding dihydrofolate reductase family protein translates to MAELVYHVAVSLDNFIADQAMLEGDINHSFFLFEGDHVPDFLSDIQHYEAVLMGSKTYEFGFQFGSKPGEPGYKGLKHYIFSSSLQFESNEEVELIKGNAVAFIKNLKQQADGKLWLCGGGELAGTLLKHKLIDQLVLKVNPVIIGEGIPLFGSVKPSLKLDLVEMKQYPNGVIKPTYNIIYT, encoded by the coding sequence GTGGCAGAATTGGTATATCATGTAGCCGTTTCACTGGACAATTTCATTGCCGATCAAGCAATGTTGGAAGGGGATATCAATCATTCTTTTTTCTTATTTGAAGGAGATCATGTCCCAGACTTTTTATCTGATATCCAGCATTATGAAGCGGTGTTGATGGGAAGTAAAACATATGAATTTGGATTTCAATTCGGATCTAAACCGGGTGAACCAGGCTATAAGGGTTTGAAACATTATATATTCTCGAGCTCCCTTCAGTTTGAATCGAATGAGGAGGTAGAACTTATCAAAGGAAACGCCGTGGCGTTTATTAAAAACCTCAAGCAGCAAGCTGACGGAAAGCTATGGCTTTGCGGAGGCGGAGAACTGGCTGGAACGTTATTAAAACATAAACTCATTGATCAATTGGTGTTGAAAGTGAATCCAGTCATAATCGGTGAAGGCATCCCTCTTTTCGGCAGCGTTAAGCCGAGTCTAAAATTAGATTTAGTTGAAATGAAACAATATCCAAACGGAGTGATTAAACCCACATATAATATTATTTATACTTAG
- a CDS encoding DMT family transporter, which produces MNTKAFLLASITVIIWGSTFAAIRAGLHGGYSAGHLVLVRYLIASGIFVLYALWPGVKFRLPKKEDLLRISILAFIGISMYHIGVTFGELTVSAGTAGMLIGSAPVFIAIIAAIVLKERLGLFGWIGLGIGFTGITLITLGTAGPSLTISEGAFLVLMSAVASAVFFVFQKPLFSRYNPIELTAYFTWIGTIPFFIFFPGLFQEMQHATMEGHLSAIFVGIFPAAIGYVTWAVALSLGKASSVSSLLYIEPVIAIFIAWVWLQEVPSTLSVIGGVIAILGVLVVNGFGKYKSVMKKAA; this is translated from the coding sequence TTGAACACTAAAGCATTTTTATTGGCATCCATTACAGTTATTATTTGGGGATCTACATTCGCTGCTATTCGTGCAGGCTTACATGGCGGGTATTCAGCTGGCCATTTGGTACTTGTGCGTTATCTTATTGCATCAGGGATTTTTGTCCTATATGCTCTATGGCCTGGCGTGAAATTTCGACTCCCGAAAAAGGAGGATTTGTTGAGAATATCGATCCTTGCATTTATTGGTATTAGTATGTACCATATCGGGGTGACATTCGGGGAACTTACCGTTTCGGCGGGAACCGCTGGAATGCTGATTGGTTCAGCACCCGTTTTCATTGCGATCATTGCTGCTATCGTTTTAAAAGAACGCCTCGGCTTATTCGGATGGATTGGTTTAGGAATAGGATTCACAGGGATCACCTTAATTACATTGGGTACTGCAGGCCCTTCGCTAACTATTTCTGAAGGAGCCTTTTTAGTGCTGATGTCTGCTGTTGCTTCTGCGGTGTTTTTTGTTTTCCAAAAGCCGTTGTTTAGCCGTTATAATCCGATTGAATTGACAGCTTATTTCACATGGATCGGTACAATACCCTTTTTTATATTTTTTCCAGGGCTATTTCAAGAAATGCAACACGCTACAATGGAAGGACATTTATCAGCGATTTTTGTTGGTATTTTCCCTGCGGCCATCGGTTATGTTACATGGGCAGTCGCACTCTCGTTAGGAAAAGCCAGCTCCGTATCCAGTCTGTTATACATTGAACCTGTAATTGCCATTTTCATCGCATGGGTTTGGCTGCAGGAGGTACCCAGTACTCTTTCGGTCATTGGTGGTGTGATTGCGATATTAGGGGTCCTTGTCGTTAATGGGTTCGGAAAGTACAAATCAGTGATGAAAAAAGCAGCATGA
- a CDS encoding antibiotic biosynthesis monooxygenase, with protein sequence MFFANTPEPPYYACIFTSERSDTDDTSYNSTADFMDELAAQQDGYLGVESVRDQNGLGITVSYWKSLDAIKLWKENAAHKKAQEKGMKDWYSSYSTRICKVERDYTSK encoded by the coding sequence ATGTTTTTTGCAAATACCCCTGAACCGCCCTATTACGCTTGTATTTTCACTTCTGAAAGAAGCGATACGGATGACACAAGTTACAATTCAACCGCTGATTTCATGGATGAACTTGCCGCTCAACAAGATGGCTATTTAGGAGTCGAAAGTGTAAGAGATCAAAACGGGTTAGGAATTACCGTATCCTACTGGAAGTCCCTGGATGCCATAAAGCTTTGGAAAGAAAATGCTGCTCACAAAAAGGCACAAGAAAAAGGCATGAAAGATTGGTACTCGTCATACTCAACCCGAATTTGTAAGGTTGAAAGAGATTATACAAGCAAATAG
- a CDS encoding LamG-like jellyroll fold domain-containing protein, which translates to MRMKKALIGLSLLCMIVPGIAKSADSVAENNRSNIVANWKFTKQHVKSGSIDKGNLIIEDTSKHGNDLELVTIGDPASPKLKNMMKWSAEDYYDQEEVDSLAFANYENAPSGRYFKTIKGSPINSEKFDKGFTIEAIFKLPSDSKSVMGLFSRQGQATDLNKLEGEKKILSALTVSSDQKIQWTSHPSNLNYNVSNWSRSLNADEWYHLAVVNDGNTTTLTLNGVSDYGKSEKVIGIAAVKGKGWNIGASEWGNKFNALFKGNIQEIRIANKALTEKEWLVQDARDDEPFEGSNKALPFLTNKKNYNFLFIPDTQKYSSQNPEIFKSQMNWISNNTKKNNIVMNTFVGDIVDSDSEKQWQISLGAISHLDKNQVPYMMAAGNHDYADGDPFLTHYGPQRFMNKKYYKGSSHSGYSSYAIAKAGSYEYLVLIVDMKNLHKDLEWSKQVLNQHKDKPTILVSHDIIFPKVKDDKTNAVESSNGKLIWDELVKNHNQVFMTVNGHYFGIAHRVKQNTAGNDVIQMLVNYQTNYRGGNGWLRLVEFDEKKNKLFFRTYSPFVDEMSKKEKSYVDYKFLTGENNSFKLDWDFKNRFNFN; encoded by the coding sequence ATGAGAATGAAAAAAGCATTAATAGGTCTCTCACTCTTATGTATGATTGTTCCTGGTATTGCCAAATCGGCTGATTCCGTTGCTGAAAATAATCGAAGCAATATCGTGGCAAATTGGAAATTCACAAAACAACATGTTAAAAGCGGTTCAATCGATAAAGGTAATTTAATTATAGAAGATACAAGCAAACATGGAAATGATTTAGAGTTAGTGACGATAGGGGATCCTGCCTCGCCTAAGTTAAAAAATATGATGAAATGGTCTGCAGAAGATTATTATGATCAAGAAGAAGTGGATAGCTTGGCGTTCGCTAATTACGAAAACGCCCCTTCAGGAAGATATTTTAAAACCATAAAGGGTTCACCCATCAATTCGGAGAAATTCGATAAGGGTTTTACCATTGAAGCGATTTTTAAGTTGCCAAGTGATTCCAAGAGTGTCATGGGGCTTTTTTCTAGACAAGGACAGGCTACCGATCTTAATAAATTGGAAGGTGAGAAGAAAATCCTTTCTGCTTTAACTGTATCCAGTGATCAAAAAATCCAATGGACAAGCCATCCATCTAATTTAAATTACAATGTAAGCAATTGGTCTCGATCATTAAATGCTGATGAATGGTACCATTTGGCGGTTGTTAATGACGGTAACACGACGACTTTAACTTTGAATGGCGTTAGTGATTACGGAAAATCAGAAAAAGTAATAGGTATTGCAGCAGTTAAAGGTAAAGGCTGGAACATCGGAGCATCTGAGTGGGGAAATAAGTTTAATGCACTATTCAAAGGGAATATCCAGGAAATAAGAATTGCTAATAAGGCTTTGACTGAAAAAGAATGGCTTGTGCAGGATGCTCGTGATGATGAACCATTCGAAGGATCAAACAAGGCTTTACCCTTTCTAACGAATAAAAAGAATTACAATTTCCTTTTCATTCCAGATACCCAGAAATATTCAAGCCAAAACCCAGAGATTTTCAAAAGCCAAATGAACTGGATTTCCAATAACACAAAGAAGAACAATATCGTTATGAATACATTTGTTGGGGACATTGTCGATAGTGATTCAGAAAAACAATGGCAGATTTCCCTCGGAGCCATTTCCCATCTGGATAAAAATCAAGTTCCATATATGATGGCTGCAGGGAATCATGACTATGCTGACGGAGATCCTTTCTTAACACATTATGGGCCGCAGCGTTTTATGAATAAAAAATACTATAAGGGGTCGTCTCACTCTGGGTATAGCTCATATGCAATAGCTAAGGCAGGGAGCTATGAATACTTAGTCTTAATAGTGGATATGAAAAATCTGCATAAGGACTTGGAATGGTCAAAACAGGTTCTGAATCAGCATAAAGATAAACCGACCATCCTCGTCTCACATGATATTATTTTTCCAAAGGTTAAGGATGATAAAACCAATGCCGTCGAGTCATCTAATGGCAAACTGATTTGGGATGAACTTGTAAAGAACCACAATCAAGTGTTCATGACTGTAAATGGACATTATTTCGGGATAGCACATCGTGTAAAACAAAACACAGCAGGAAATGATGTCATTCAAATGCTAGTCAATTACCAAACAAATTATCGAGGGGGAAATGGCTGGCTAAGACTAGTAGAATTTGATGAAAAGAAGAACAAACTGTTTTTCCGTACCTATTCCCCATTTGTCGATGAAATGTCTAAAAAAGAAAAATCCTACGTCGATTATAAATTTTTAACAGGTGAAAATAATTCATTTAAATTAGATTGGGACTTTAAAAATAGATTTAATTTTAATTAA
- a CDS encoding cytidine deaminase — protein sequence MEIEQRLYEMVIDLIKERYPEGWGGAAAVWLEDGTALTSVAPDIINDSTNLCMETGAILEAHKLNKKITHSICVVRDDEKSEFKVLSPCGICQERLFYWGPSVKVAVSLPRHDLTFKTLAEVQPYHWTAAYDEYKEKWTDK from the coding sequence TTGGAAATTGAACAAAGACTGTACGAAATGGTCATTGACTTAATAAAGGAAAGATACCCTGAAGGATGGGGCGGTGCAGCGGCAGTATGGTTAGAAGATGGTACGGCTTTAACCAGCGTAGCTCCTGATATAATAAACGATTCAACAAATCTTTGTATGGAAACAGGAGCCATATTAGAGGCTCATAAATTGAATAAGAAAATTACTCATTCAATATGTGTAGTTCGTGATGATGAGAAGTCAGAATTTAAAGTGCTTTCTCCCTGTGGAATATGTCAAGAAAGGCTTTTTTACTGGGGTCCGTCAGTTAAAGTGGCAGTAAGTTTACCAAGACACGACCTAACGTTCAAAACATTAGCAGAAGTGCAACCGTATCATTGGACTGCAGCTTATGATGAATATAAGGAAAAATGGACTGATAAATAA
- a CDS encoding GNAT family protein, producing the protein MGNVFPLIETRRLILREVTIEDAGDMFKYLSDTDVVKPMGLDPCQSVNDVWDEIKWYESIFQEGSGIRWGITLKDSGRVIGSCGFLNMVTNHQRAEIGYELSKDHWRKGIASEALEAVVMYGYCHFHLERIQALIEPDNHPSQKLVEKQGFRREGLLRHYEYTCGKFDDLYMYSLIKEDLNGIMHCEDR; encoded by the coding sequence ATGGGGAATGTATTTCCGCTTATTGAAACACGACGATTGATTTTAAGGGAAGTAACGATAGAAGACGCGGGTGATATGTTTAAATATCTATCTGATACGGATGTAGTGAAGCCAATGGGGTTAGATCCATGCCAATCAGTAAATGACGTATGGGATGAAATTAAGTGGTACGAATCTATATTCCAAGAAGGTTCGGGAATTAGATGGGGAATTACATTAAAAGATTCCGGTAGGGTTATAGGAAGTTGTGGTTTTCTGAATATGGTCACCAATCATCAAAGAGCTGAAATTGGATATGAGTTAAGTAAAGATCATTGGCGAAAAGGCATTGCTAGTGAGGCATTGGAAGCCGTTGTTATGTATGGTTATTGTCACTTTCACCTAGAAAGGATTCAAGCTTTAATTGAACCAGATAATCACCCATCCCAAAAACTAGTCGAAAAACAAGGCTTTAGAAGAGAAGGTTTGCTTAGGCATTATGAATATACTTGTGGCAAATTCGATGATTTATATATGTACTCACTCATAAAAGAAGATCTTAACGGCATCATGCATTGTGAAGACCGCTAA
- a CDS encoding class I SAM-dependent methyltransferase codes for MKQNKYDDTNFFSAYEQMPRSIKGLEAAGKWHVLKELMPNLRNKSVLDLGCGFGWHCRFAREQQASSVIGVDISDNMLQRAREKTDDRFISYIKMPIEDIDFSGSEFDVVISSLAFHYIESYEAICKKVYDCLKPGGTFVFSVEHPIFTSRNEQAWYVDKQGNHLHWPVDNYQSEGVRETTFLTENVVKYHRTSSTYINDLIGAGFSIRAVKEPMPSDEMLRSVPEMKDENRRPMFLMISAVK; via the coding sequence ATGAAACAAAACAAATATGATGATACAAATTTCTTTTCTGCTTATGAGCAAATGCCCCGATCGATCAAAGGACTTGAAGCTGCGGGAAAATGGCATGTATTAAAAGAACTAATGCCAAATCTGCGCAATAAGAGTGTACTTGATTTGGGCTGCGGTTTCGGATGGCATTGCCGATTTGCCCGTGAGCAACAAGCTAGTTCCGTGATTGGTGTGGATATTTCGGACAATATGCTTCAAAGAGCTCGTGAAAAAACGGATGACCGTTTCATTTCGTATATTAAGATGCCAATTGAAGACATCGATTTTTCCGGCTCTGAATTTGATGTGGTCATCAGTTCGTTGGCTTTTCATTACATTGAGTCGTATGAGGCAATCTGCAAGAAGGTCTATGATTGTCTAAAGCCTGGAGGCACTTTTGTTTTCTCGGTTGAACATCCAATTTTTACTTCTCGAAACGAGCAAGCATGGTATGTAGATAAACAAGGAAATCATCTGCATTGGCCAGTTGACAACTATCAATCCGAAGGTGTACGTGAAACAACCTTTTTAACTGAAAACGTTGTAAAGTATCATCGTACGAGTTCAACTTATATAAATGACTTGATTGGTGCTGGTTTCAGCATTAGGGCAGTAAAGGAACCGATGCCTTCTGATGAAATGCTAAGAAGTGTTCCTGAAATGAAAGATGAAAATCGAAGGCCGATGTTTCTAATGATTTCAGCAGTGAAGTAA
- a CDS encoding cytochrome P450, translating into MTQERKSTSAVEQYANLIPMSEIDSNADQLFPFPIFNSLRQKTPVRYDEARSCWDVFRYEDVHYILKNPKLFSSERGAGTLQGSILTMDPPRHTKMRNLVNKAFTPKAVKDLKNKIEEVTLYLLDQVNEKGTMDLVHNLAGPLPVIIIAELLGVPAKDRDLFKTYSDVLVAGAKDGSNEAFQRMAQKRKEGSGFLKEYFKKIILERKINPEEDLISLLLAAKIDGEKLTEDEVLSFCVLLLVAGNETTTNLITNAVRYMTEDKNIQEQARTNLPLIPKLVEETLRFYPPIQAIGRVTKEHVKVGGTTIQKGEQVICWVASANRDEQKFAEPNRFTLERKLNPHLSFGFGIHFCLGAPLARLEAEVALVTLLSTFAKLEGVKGTELEAIPSPFVFGVKRLPLKITR; encoded by the coding sequence ATGACACAAGAACGTAAATCAACAAGCGCAGTGGAGCAGTATGCTAATCTCATTCCCATGAGCGAAATTGATTCGAACGCAGATCAATTATTTCCTTTTCCAATCTTTAATAGTTTACGACAAAAAACTCCCGTAAGGTACGACGAGGCTCGAAGCTGCTGGGATGTGTTTCGATATGAAGACGTTCATTATATTCTAAAAAATCCAAAACTGTTTTCATCGGAACGAGGGGCTGGAACTCTTCAAGGAAGCATTTTGACAATGGACCCTCCTAGACACACGAAAATGAGAAACTTAGTGAACAAGGCATTCACTCCTAAAGCAGTGAAGGATTTAAAAAATAAAATCGAAGAGGTGACACTTTACCTTCTCGATCAAGTTAATGAGAAGGGGACTATGGATCTCGTTCATAATCTTGCTGGTCCGTTGCCTGTCATTATAATTGCCGAATTATTAGGGGTCCCTGCTAAGGATCGGGATCTTTTTAAAACCTATTCTGATGTTCTCGTGGCAGGGGCCAAAGATGGTTCAAATGAAGCCTTCCAAAGAATGGCACAAAAACGTAAGGAAGGAAGTGGGTTTCTTAAAGAATATTTCAAAAAAATAATTTTAGAGAGAAAAATTAATCCTGAAGAAGATTTAATTTCGCTATTATTAGCGGCAAAAATTGATGGGGAAAAATTAACAGAAGACGAGGTACTATCTTTCTGTGTTTTATTATTAGTTGCGGGCAATGAAACAACAACTAATTTAATTACAAATGCCGTACGCTATATGACAGAAGATAAAAACATTCAAGAACAAGCTAGGACAAATTTGCCTTTAATACCAAAATTGGTAGAAGAAACACTACGCTTTTATCCTCCAATACAGGCAATTGGCCGTGTTACAAAGGAACATGTCAAAGTTGGGGGCACAACAATCCAAAAGGGGGAACAAGTAATTTGCTGGGTCGCTTCGGCAAACCGGGATGAACAAAAGTTTGCAGAACCTAATCGGTTTACGTTAGAAAGAAAATTAAATCCTCATTTGAGTTTCGGGTTTGGTATTCATTTTTGTTTAGGTGCCCCGCTTGCACGTCTAGAAGCAGAAGTAGCTCTCGTGACACTATTAAGTACATTTGCAAAATTAGAAGGTGTAAAAGGGACTGAGCTGGAGGCGATTCCAAGTCCGTTCGTTTTTGGAGTGAAAAGACTTCCTTTAAAAATCACAAGATAA